In Diaphorobacter ruginosibacter, the genomic stretch ACCGTGCGCGTCATGGGGCCCGCGGCACGCCCGGTGTAGGGCGGATCGATGGGAATCCGTCCCAGGCTGGGCTTGAGGCCGAAGATGCCGCACCAGCTTGCGGGTAGGCGGATCGAGCCGCCGATATCGGTGCCCAGGTGCAGCGGTCCGTACCCCGCGGCGGCGGCGGCGCCCGCACCGGCGCTTGATCCTCCGGGGCCCTTGTCCGTGTCCCAGGGGTTGCGCGCCAGCGCATGAAAGCTCGACAGTCCCGACGACAGCATGCCGTAGTCGGGCATGGTGGTCTTCGCGAAGATCACGGCACCGGTTTCGCGCATGCGGGCGGCGGGCGGGGCATCCGCGCTGGCGGGGTAGAGCTCGACCGCGGCCGTGCCGAGCGGTGTCGGATCGCCCTGGGTGGCAATGTTGTCCTTGATGGTGACCGGCACGCCGTCGAGCAGGCCCTGCGGTGCGTTGCGCATCCACCGTGCCTCGCTGGCCCGGGCCTGCGCGAGCGCGGCCTCCGGACGCAGGAGATAGGTGGCGTGCAGTTGCGGCTCCCATTGCTGAACGCGCTCGAGCACGGCGCGCGTGACATCCACCGGCGAGAGCCGGCGCGTGCGGAAGGCCTCCAGCATGTCGCTGGCACTGAGGTCATGGAGAAGCGAGGCGGTTGTCGTCATGTCGGGCAAGGTCAGGCTGAAGGGGTTACCGAACTGGCTGCGGAATGCGATGGCGCGATGGCAGGGCGGGTCAGGACCAGGACATGGTGCTCAGGTCGTTCACGAACACGGGCATGTCCTTCCACAGGCCGCGCAGGTTCTTGTTGGCCACGCTCACCCATTGCGGCTGGTACAGGTAGACACCCGGCACCTCGTCGGCCAGCATGCGCTGTGCGTCGCCCAGCAGGCGTGCCCGGTCGGCGGGGCGCTCTGCGGTCTTGATCTTCTCGTAGAGCGCGTTGAACTTCTCCGACTGGTAGGCCCAGTAGTAGTCGGGCTTGGTGTAGTTGTTCAGGTCGAACGGCTCCACATGCGAGATGATGGACAGGTCGTAGTTCCGGTTGCCGTACGTGCCCGACAGCCACTGCGCCCATTCCACGTTCTGCGTCTTCACCTTGATGCCGATCTTGGCGAGCTCTGCGGTGATGATCTCTCCGCCTTGGCGTGCATAGGGCGTGGGCGGCAGCGTCATGGTGAGCTCAAGCGGTGTCTTCACGCCGGCCTCGGCCATCAGCTTCTTGGCCTTTTCCAGGTCGTAGGGATTCACTCCCGTGGTGTCGACATAGCCGAAAGCGCCCGGCACGTAATAGCTGCCGATGGGCACGCCCAGTCCGTCGGCGGCACCCTGGATCACCGCCTTGCGGTCGATGGCGGCGGCGATCGCACGGCGCACGCGCACATCGTCGAGCGGCTTGCGCGAATTGTTGATGGCCAGGATGGTCTTGGCACGCGAGCCGCTGATGACCACCTGAAAGCGTGGGTTGGCCTTGAACTGGGCCACGCTGCGCGGCGTGATGCGGGCGAACACGTCGATGTCGCCCGCCAGCAGCGAAGCGACCTGCGCGGCCGGATCGGGGATGAAGCGGAACACCGCGCGCCGGATCTTGATCTTGGCTGCCTGGCGATAGGCCGGCCAGGCGCTCAGCGTGATCGACGAGCCGCGGGCCCAGGCATCGAGCTTGTATGGACCGGTGCCCACGGGCTTGGTGGCATTGGTCGCCGCGCTCTTGGGCTCGACGATGATGGCCGTGGCCTGGCCCAGCATGAAGAGCAGGTCGGGGTCGATCTCGCTGTTGATCACGACGACCGTGCTGTCATCGATGACCTTGGTGCTGAGGCTGGCGAAGGTGCGCTTGTCCTTGTTGGTGCTCTTGTCTCCACCCGCGCGGTCGAACGAGTACTTCACGGCGGCGGCGTTGAAGGGCTCGCCGTTCTGGAACGTCACGCCCTTGCGCAGCTTGAAGGTGTAGGTGCGCAGGTCGGGTGAAACCTCCCAGCTTTCGGCCAGCAGCGGAGACACGCTGCCGTCCGGATTGATCTTGGTGAGCGTCTCGTAGATGTTGTAGAGCGTGATCTCGGCGATGGAGGAGGCGGCGCCTGCCGTGGGGTCGAGCCCCGGGGGTTCGAGCACCAGCGCCAGCGTGAGGCTGTCTTTCCTGGCCTGTGCCAGCGCGGAGAACGGCGTGGCGAGGGGGAGGGCGGACAGCGCGCCGGTGGCCAGAATGCAGCGACGGTTGAGCATATGGGGGGTCTCCTGAGGGTTGCATGCAGGCCGCACCCGTGCGGAGCACGGCCTGATTTCAGCACGTGTTTTACTACAGAGTACGGCTTTGCGTGCGAAGCCCGCGGCGCACGAATCAGGAAGATGCCTGCAGCCTGCGCGCTGCGCGCCGTGCGCGTGCTCCGCCGGGGGCGATCTGCGGCACGGCAGCGATCAGCGCACGCGTATAGGGATGCTCCGCGTGGGCGAACAGCCGGGCCGGCGTGCCGCGTTCGACGATCCGGCCCTGGTGCATGACCACGACCTCATTGCACAGGTGGCTGACCACCGCGAGGTCGTGGCTGATGAGCAGATACGAAAGTCCCTGCTCGCGCTGCAGGTCCTGCATCAGGTTGAGTACCTGGGCCTGGACCGAGACATCGAGCGCGCTGACGGGCTCGTCCGCCACGATCAGGCGAGGCCGGGTGATCAGAGCCCGTGCGATGGCAATGCGCTGGCGCTGGCCGCCCGAGAATTCGTGCGGATACTTCTGGGCATCGCCTGCGCGCAGGCCCACCTGGCCGAGCACTTCGGCCACGCGCTCGCGCTGCAGGTCGCGCGCGGCATGCTGCAGTGCCTGCATCGGCTCCGAGACGATGCGCTCGATCGTCTGCCTCGGGTCGAGCGAGCCGTAGGGATCCTGGAACACCATCTGGAAGTCGCGGCGCGCGGCGCGCAGGGCACTGGGATCCATGCGGTGCAGGTCGCGGCCATCCAACTCCACGCTGCCCGCTGTCGGCGCATCCAGCGCCATGACGATGCGTGCGAGGGTGGACTTGCCCGAGCCCGATTCGCCGACGATGCCCACGCTCTGCCCGCTGTTCAGGGACAGGCTCACGCCGCGCAGGGCATGCACCTGCTCGCGCGGGCCGAAAAGGCGGCTGCGCGGCAGATCGTAGGTGCGTTCCAGATCGGTGATGCGCAGCAGCGGCGCTGCGCTCGCGGCATGCGTTGCATGCGTGGCGTTCATGTCATTCATGCGCCGGCTCCACTCATGGCCTCATCGCGCAGGCAGCGCACGACGTGCCCGGGCTGCGGCTGCACATCGGGCGGGCTGCTTGTCCAGCAGGCATCCGCCGTGAAGCTGCAGCGTCCCGCGAAGGGGCATCCCGTAGGCAGGTCCGAGAGTTCGGGCACGGTGCCGGCGATCGTGCTCAGGCGAATCTTCTGCGGCGCGTCGGCCGATGCCATGCGCGGACGCGCCGCGAGCAGGCCGCGGGTGTAGGGATGGGCCATGTGCTCGAAGACCTGTCCGGTGCTGCCGCTCTCCACCACGGTGCCGCCGTACATCACGAGCATGCGGTCCACGTTCTGCGAGATCACCCCCAGATCGTGCGAGATCAGAATCAGCGACATGCGGTGCTCGTCGACCAAGTCAGCGATGAGGTCGAGGATCTGCTGCTGCACCGTGACATCGAGCGCCGTGGTCGGCTCGTCCGCGATCAGCAGGTCGGGCTTGCAGGCGAGCGCCATCGCGATGGTGATGCGCTGGCGCTGGCCGCCGGAGAACTGGTGGGGATAGGCATCGATGCGTTGCGCGGGCTGGGGAATGCCCACGCGATCAAGCAGGTCGAGCGCCGCGGCCCGGGCCTGGCGGGCGGAGAGGCCGCGGTGCAGCCGCAGGGGCTCGGCCACCTGTGCGCCGATGGTGTGCACCGGGTTGAGCGCCGTCATCGGCTCCTGGAAGATCATGCCGATGCGCTGCCCGCGAATCCGGCACATCCTGGGCTCGGGAAGCGCAAGCAGGTCGTCTCCCGCGAACGTCACGCGGCCCTGGGTGGCGGCGCCCTGGGGCAGCAGGCCCATGAGCGCCATGGCCGTCAGCGATTTGCCACTGCCCGATTCGCCGATGAGGCCGATCGTCTCGCCGCGTGCAAGCTGGAAGTTCACATTGCGCACCGCCTGCGCAAGCCCCCGATGGGTGCGCAGCGTGATGCCGAGCCCAGAGACGTCGAGCAGGGGTGGTTCGCGGGTCGGTGCGTTGTCTTCGTTCATCGCGATACCTCGCTCAGCGTTGGCGTGCCAGCCGTGGATCGAGCACGTCGCGCAGACCGTCGCCGAGCAGGTTCAGGCCCAGCACCGCCAGAGCAATCGCCACGCCCGGCCACACCGACAGCAGGGGGGACTGGAACATCAGCGTCTGCGCCTCGGCCAGCATGCGGCCCCAGGACGGCTCGGGCGCCTGCGTTCCCAGGCCCAGATAGGACAGAGCGGCCTCGGCCAGGATCGCCAGCGCGAACTGGATCGTGGCCTGCACGATGAGTGCGGGCAGGATGTTGGGCAGCACATGCTCGAGCGTGATGCGCATGGGGCCCTTGCCGCAGGCCCGCGCGGCAAGGATGTAGTCGCGCGACCAGATCTGCCTGGCCGAGGCCCGTGTGACGCGGGCGAAAGTGGGAATGTAGAAGATGCCGATCGCGATGATGGCGTTGCGGATGCTCGCGCCATAGACGGCGGTGAGCATGATGGCGAGCAGCAGCGCGGGGAACGCAAAGGTGAAGTCGGCGATGCGCATCACGAGCTCTTCCACCCAGCCCCTGCGCGCGGCGGCGAGCAGGCCCAGGGCGCCGCCGATGAGGAGACCGATCCCCACCGCGATCACGCCGACCGTGATGGAGCTGCGCGCACCTACCAGCAGCAGCGTGAGCACGTCGCGGCCATAGGCATCCGTGCCGAGCCAATGCGCTGCGCTGGCAGGCTGAAGTGCCGAGTCCATCTCGACGGTATAGGCGGAATAGGGCGTCCAGGCGAAGGACAGCGCGGCCATGGCGAGCAGCAGCAGGGTGAGCACGCCCCCCAGCACGAAGCTGTGGTTGCGCAGCGCGCGCTGCCAGAAGCCCGGTGCGGAGGGCAATGCAGGGTTCGATGTGCGCGGGTGCATCAGAGCTCGCCTGCCTTCACGCGCGGATCGATGACGGCATACAGCACGTCCACGACGAAGTTCACCACCACCACCATGGCCGCGAGCAGCAGCACGCAGTTGCGCACGACGATCAGGTCGCGATTGGCGATCGACTGGAAGATCAGGCGACCGAGGCCCGGCAGGTAGAACACGTTTTCCACCACGATCGTGCCGGCCAGCAGGTTGGCGAACTGCAGGCCCATCACGGTGACGACGGGGATCATCGCGTTGCGCAGCACATGGCGCCAGAGCGCCGCCCGCTCGGTGAGTCCCTTGGCACGTGCCGTGCGCACGAAATCCTCGCGCGATACATCGAGCACCGCCGAGCGCGTGATGCGCGCGAGGATCGCGGCCTGAACCACCGCGAGGGAAATTGCGGGGAGCAGCAGCGCCTGAAGTGCCGGCAGCAGGCCGCCGCCGTCGTCCGCGCTCCAGCCGGGAAAGCCGCCCGCGGAGAACCATTGCAGCTTCACGGAGAAAACGAGGATCAGCAGGATGGCGAACCAGAAGTTCGGTATGGCAATGCCGATCTGCGCCAATCCCATGACGCCGACGTCGCCCAGCCGGTTGTGGCGCGATGCGGCGTAGATGCCGGCGGCCAGCGCGATCAGTGTGGTGAACAGCATGGCCATGATGGCCAGTGGAATGGTGAGCGCCAGGCGCTCGAAGATCAGCTCGCCCACGGGCGAACCATAGGCATAGCTCGTGCCCATGTCGCCACGGACCAATCCACCGATCCAGTGGAGATAGCGCGAGAGTGCGGGTTGGTCGAGCCCGAGCTGCTGGGTGAGCTCCACCACGGCTTCCGGGGAGGCATCCGGCCCGAGCAGCACCTGGGCGGCGTTGCCGGGAAGAATCTCCAGCACCAGGAACACCACGGCCGACGCCGCAAGCAGCGTCGTCAGCAGCGTCAACAGGCGCTTGATGAGAAAGATGGCCATGGGATGCGAGCATAGCGGCAAAAACCGCAAACCGCTTCCGGCCATGTGTGCGGATTTCGCATGATGGACGCGGGCGTTGGATAATCCTCCCATGCCAACGCATCGTTACCGGCCTTTGGTCCCACCTTTTTCCTTGCCCTCACAGGGTGATGGAGCTGCGCCATGGCTTTGATGATCACCGACGAATGCATCAATTGCGATGTCTGCGAGCCGGAGTGCCCCAACAACGCCATCTACATGGGCGAGGAGCACTATGACATCCACCATGACAAGTGCACCGAGTGCGTGGGGCACTTCGATGAGCCGCAATGCGTGGCGATCTGCCCCGTGGCCTGCATTCCCACCCATCCCGAGCACGTCGAGACGCGCGAGACGCTGATGCAGAAATACCTGCGGCTGCAGGCAGCCTGAGGTTTTTCCCTCTGCTCCTTGGGAGCAGGCATCCGGACAGGCCGGCCCTTTTCCTTTTCCGGCTCTTTCCCTGCTTCTATTCCTGCTCTTTCTTCGCGCCGGAGGCTCCGGCTGCTCCTTCGGGCTTTGGAGGCTTGGGCCTTGGGGGCTTGTTGGTGTGCACCTGCATGGTCGCCTTCTCCATGTCGCCCTCGACCATCACCGGCCAGGATTTGAGCGAGTGGAAAATGCTGTCGTCGATGAGCTTGCGTTGATCGGGCGAGGGTTTTTTCAGCACCCAGTTCACCACTTCCGATTTCACGCCTGGATGCCCGATGCCGATGCGCAGGCGCCAGTAGTCCGATGAGCCCAGTTGCGCATGGATGTCGCGCAGGCCGTTGTGGCCCGCGTGGCTGCCGCCGCGCTTGAGCTTGACCTGTCCCGGGGGAATGTCGAGCTCGTCATGCGCCACGAGCACTTCGTGTGGCGCGATCTTGAAGAAGCGGGCAAGTGCGCCTACGGACTTGCCCGAGGCATTCATGAAGGTCTGGGGTTCGAGCAGCCAGATCGTGTTGCCGCCCACATTCGCGCGTGCCATCAGGCCGAAGTAGCTGCGCTCGGGCATGAGCGAGACTTTCAGGTCGCGCGCCAGTTCGTCGATCCACCAGAATCCGGCGTTGTGTCGTGTGGCTTCGTACTCGGGGCCGGGATTGCCCAGGCCAACAAACAGTTTGATCATGAGGGGGCATTATCGGGGAAGGTCGGCAGGAACATGGCCGCATGCATCGACGCGCCAGGCGCATGCAGCCGCGATGTTCGTTCCAGAAAGCAAAACGGCCCACCGAAGTGGGCCGCAAGGCTCAGGCAGGACTCAAGAATTACTTCTTGCCTG encodes the following:
- a CDS encoding ABC transporter ATP-binding protein, producing MNEDNAPTREPPLLDVSGLGITLRTHRGLAQAVRNVNFQLARGETIGLIGESGSGKSLTAMALMGLLPQGAATQGRVTFAGDDLLALPEPRMCRIRGQRIGMIFQEPMTALNPVHTIGAQVAEPLRLHRGLSARQARAAALDLLDRVGIPQPAQRIDAYPHQFSGGQRQRITIAMALACKPDLLIADEPTTALDVTVQQQILDLIADLVDEHRMSLILISHDLGVISQNVDRMLVMYGGTVVESGSTGQVFEHMAHPYTRGLLAARPRMASADAPQKIRLSTIAGTVPELSDLPTGCPFAGRCSFTADACWTSSPPDVQPQPGHVVRCLRDEAMSGAGA
- a CDS encoding ABC transporter permease, with the translated sequence MHPRTSNPALPSAPGFWQRALRNHSFVLGGVLTLLLLAMAALSFAWTPYSAYTVEMDSALQPASAAHWLGTDAYGRDVLTLLLVGARSSITVGVIAVGIGLLIGGALGLLAAARRGWVEELVMRIADFTFAFPALLLAIMLTAVYGASIRNAIIAIGIFYIPTFARVTRASARQIWSRDYILAARACGKGPMRITLEHVLPNILPALIVQATIQFALAILAEAALSYLGLGTQAPEPSWGRMLAEAQTLMFQSPLLSVWPGVAIALAVLGLNLLGDGLRDVLDPRLARQR
- a CDS encoding ABC transporter substrate-binding protein, whose protein sequence is MLNRRCILATGALSALPLATPFSALAQARKDSLTLALVLEPPGLDPTAGAASSIAEITLYNIYETLTKINPDGSVSPLLAESWEVSPDLRTYTFKLRKGVTFQNGEPFNAAAVKYSFDRAGGDKSTNKDKRTFASLSTKVIDDSTVVVINSEIDPDLLFMLGQATAIIVEPKSAATNATKPVGTGPYKLDAWARGSSITLSAWPAYRQAAKIKIRRAVFRFIPDPAAQVASLLAGDIDVFARITPRSVAQFKANPRFQVVISGSRAKTILAINNSRKPLDDVRVRRAIAAAIDRKAVIQGAADGLGVPIGSYYVPGAFGYVDTTGVNPYDLEKAKKLMAEAGVKTPLELTMTLPPTPYARQGGEIITAELAKIGIKVKTQNVEWAQWLSGTYGNRNYDLSIISHVEPFDLNNYTKPDYYWAYQSEKFNALYEKIKTAERPADRARLLGDAQRMLADEVPGVYLYQPQWVSVANKNLRGLWKDMPVFVNDLSTMSWS
- a CDS encoding ABC transporter permease; translated protein: MAIFLIKRLLTLLTTLLAASAVVFLVLEILPGNAAQVLLGPDASPEAVVELTQQLGLDQPALSRYLHWIGGLVRGDMGTSYAYGSPVGELIFERLALTIPLAIMAMLFTTLIALAAGIYAASRHNRLGDVGVMGLAQIGIAIPNFWFAILLILVFSVKLQWFSAGGFPGWSADDGGGLLPALQALLLPAISLAVVQAAILARITRSAVLDVSREDFVRTARAKGLTERAALWRHVLRNAMIPVVTVMGLQFANLLAGTIVVENVFYLPGLGRLIFQSIANRDLIVVRNCVLLLAAMVVVVNFVVDVLYAVIDPRVKAGEL
- a CDS encoding ATP-binding cassette domain-containing protein is translated as MNATHATHAASAAPLLRITDLERTYDLPRSRLFGPREQVHALRGVSLSLNSGQSVGIVGESGSGKSTLARIVMALDAPTAGSVELDGRDLHRMDPSALRAARRDFQMVFQDPYGSLDPRQTIERIVSEPMQALQHAARDLQRERVAEVLGQVGLRAGDAQKYPHEFSGGQRQRIAIARALITRPRLIVADEPVSALDVSVQAQVLNLMQDLQREQGLSYLLISHDLAVVSHLCNEVVVMHQGRIVERGTPARLFAHAEHPYTRALIAAVPQIAPGGARARRAARRLQASS
- a CDS encoding YfhL family 4Fe-4S dicluster ferredoxin yields the protein MALMITDECINCDVCEPECPNNAIYMGEEHYDIHHDKCTECVGHFDEPQCVAICPVACIPTHPEHVETRETLMQKYLRLQAA
- the pth gene encoding aminoacyl-tRNA hydrolase, with translation MIKLFVGLGNPGPEYEATRHNAGFWWIDELARDLKVSLMPERSYFGLMARANVGGNTIWLLEPQTFMNASGKSVGALARFFKIAPHEVLVAHDELDIPPGQVKLKRGGSHAGHNGLRDIHAQLGSSDYWRLRIGIGHPGVKSEVVNWVLKKPSPDQRKLIDDSIFHSLKSWPVMVEGDMEKATMQVHTNKPPRPKPPKPEGAAGASGAKKEQE